In a genomic window of Nothobranchius furzeri strain GRZ-AD chromosome 14, NfurGRZ-RIMD1, whole genome shotgun sequence:
- the frmpd4 gene encoding FERM and PDZ domain-containing protein 4 isoform X2 has protein sequence MRRDPVLGFGFVAGSEKPVVVRSVTPGGPSEGKLIPGDEIIMINDEPVSSAPRERVIDLVRSCKESILLTVVQPYPSPKSAFISAAKKAKLKTNPVKVRFAEEVIINGQVPETIKDNSLLFMPNVLKVYLENGQTKSFKFDSNTSIKDVILTLQEKLSIKCIEHFSLMLEQRAEGSASKLMLLHEQEMLTQVTQRPGSHKMKCFFRITFVPKDPVDLLRRDAVAFEYLYVQSCNDVVLERFGSELKYDTALRLAALQMYILTINTKQTQKVSLKYIEKEWGLALFLPPAVLSSMKEKNIKKALTHILKTNQNLVPPGKKLTALQAKVHYLKYLSDLRLYGGRVFKSVLVQGEKHTEVTLLVGPKYGISHVINTKTNLVALLADFSHVNRIEMYAEEDNRVRVELHVLDVKPITLLMESVDAMNLACLTAGYYRLLVDSRRSIFNVAKNTDSGAAQMKQNYQAIECTYSVPHKGCQDRNNQRCSQDYLDPECEYLEHSRCEGQRVYLTEIHQPQYPLHMVERAECCRAPCSQTYLNILRPKPQDSSRNAKVSFIFGDPPLDSVNPQNLGYQRLMDEGPEIADNHSPMYRHLEEDYKMMDAMEEGYPYSTKIFGPTECIEEPLLHDICYAETTDEAEDEDDISCEEDMVMSDIEKPTLLTLSGSSDDIIDLTSLPPPPENNDEEDNDVLLHSLNMAIAAPPPGFRDSSDEDEQQGVGNRVKGASNDIPVSLIDSVPTQRAEGPGEPLDDAVVSTLQALEALAASEEQSPAPSESSTGVEISRAFSPDSSDSGNETNSSEMTESSELAAAQRHSENRPRLHAAMPQGYRAMSEEKAEGSAPGDEQGEEKSSAIASSQIFHSDGGEMEPETMEIKSVSEYFTKMHMGSLMSKQRRKQRETESGLQGDACDPSDQSHLTSPDSAKEEAPHLVGKYNAFTVRDSYYMNQLDLGRTHCKDRHQKWQQRAPGNKMAENLAPECANDSHASHADRLTAKAENQDSDERSQQLNARLLSPSKGPLPAESGVTSQDNKQKQIKLPQSEQEVTRLYEYHVGKRMSSIQSEGAHSLQSSQCSSIDAGCSTGGSSCVTPMDSPLCATDNMHVLSESSLKGLSYVAAEEKAYGPAVQGKAGSPMDPTLLRKIHAATSAEPGFGSTRDGSHRMPKIKETTACTQLKKTGKESSLALCNETSTTSTIMSPSSLRSSTEPSEVTLASPESDLHLCDPTTSSLRKSYKVRMFRRSWSTLPGSRSLEVLIEKTKATLTGKIGGQSLHSQDPPKEQRLFSAKTLPKSLSQGSVASDSTGRRLQTAASLLQLESTAPRPDAGTWRCRGPFSDCFLRKASNTQGGVEDREISLHALFSDSSGSVGGKKNAILKADSKTEQSNMPACVTDMSLKDRLAHINSMKGKTYSLQTGFALARKDALEMMSVLNCSVKRKSKGPEVCEVDMEKLSQLLLLQAKALSTTCSQMATEHSPEELLLTLTHSFHTLCCLMQACMSLVEGTHVESERRAVVTKVEEVVVNYVCLLKAAEAAAGGSPGDQSVRNALKHYSATISVIVNTLTHSLKTLLNEKLLFSSDC, from the exons ATGAGGCGAGACCCTGTGCTCGGCTTTGGATTTGTGGCAGGCAGTGAGAAACCTGTGGTGGTCCGCTCTGTCACACCAG GGGGTCCATCAGAAGGCAAACTGATCCCAGGGGACGAGATCATCATGATTAATGATGAGCCAGTCAGTTCGGCACCTCGAGAAAGGGTCATCGACCTCGTCAG GAGCTGCAAGGAGTCCATATTGCTGACTGTCGTTCAACCATACCCA TCACCCAAATCTGCATTCATCAGCGCAGCCAAAAAGGCCAAGTTAAAGACAAATCCTGTTAAAGTCCGCTTTGCAGAAGAGGTCATCATCAACGGACAGGTCCCA GAGACAATAAAAGACAACTCTCTTCTTTTCATGCCAAATGTTCTGAAGGTGTACCTGGAGAATGGGCAGACTAAATCATTTAAATTTGACAGCAACACATCCATTAAG GACGTCATTTTGACCCTGCAAGAAAAGCTATCTATTAAGTGCATTGAGCACTTTTCGCTGATGCTGGAGCAGAGAGCCGAAGGGTCTGCCAGCAAACTCATGCTCCTGCATGAGCAGGAGATGCTAACTCAG GTGACACAAAGGCCAGGGTCACACAAGATGAAGTGCTTTTTCCGGATCACGTTTGTCCCTAAGGACCCCGTGGACCTCCTGAGGAGAGACGCTGTAGCCTTTGAGTACCTTTATGTTCAG AGCTGTAATGATGTGGTTCTGGAAAGATTTGGGTCAGAACTGAAATATGACACTGCGCTCCGTCTGGCTGCCCTGCAAATGTACATTCTGACCATCAATACCAAGCAAACTCAGAAAGTTTCCCTGAAGTATATCGA GAAGGAGTGGGGTCTGGCATTGTTTCTGCCTCCTGCAGTGCTGTCAAGCATGAAAGAGAAGAACATCAAAAAAGCACTTACCCACATCCTCAAAACCAACCAAAACCTGGTGCCACCTGGTAAAAAG CTCACTGCCTTGCAGGCTAAGGTGCATTATCTGAAGTATCTCAGTGATCTGAGGCTTTATGGAGGACGCGTGTTTAAATCCGTACTAGTG CAAGGTGAGAAACACACAGAGGTGACTTTGCTGGTGGGGCCTAAATACGGCATCAGTCATGTGATCAACACCAAAACGAATCTGGTGGCCCTCCTGGCCGACTTCAGCCACGTGAACCGCATTGAGATGTATGCAGAAGAAGATAACAGAGTTAGAGTGGAGCTGCACGTTTTGGACGTTAAG CCCATCACTCTCCTAATGGAGTCTGTTGATGCAATGAACCTGGCCTGTCTCACTGCTGGCTACTACAGATTACTGGTGGACTCCCGACGCTCCATCTTCAACGTGGCCAAAAACACAGACA GCGGTGCTGCTCAAATGAAGCAGAACTACCAGGCCATTGAGTGTACATACAGCGTGCCCCATAAAGGATGCCAGGACAGAAACAACCAGAGGTGCAGCCAGGATTATTTGGACCCAGAGTGTGAATACCTGGAGCACAGCAGGTGTGAAGGCCAACGTGTGTACTTAACAGAAATCCACCAGCCCCAGTATCCACTTCACATGGTGGAGAGAGCGGAGTGCTGCAGAGCTCCTTGCTCCCAGACTTATCTCAACATCCTGCGACCTAAACCCCAAGATTCCTCCAGGAATGCAAAAGTCTCCTTCATATTTGGGGACCCACCTTTGGACAGTGTGAACCCCCAAAATCTGGGCTACCAAAGACTAATGGATGAAGGCCCCGAGATTGCCGACAATCACAGCCCCATGTACAGGCACCTTGAGGAGGACTATAAAATGATGGACGCTATGGAGGAAGGGTATCCGTACTCCACTAAAATCTTCGGTCCTACGGAGTGCATCGAGGAGCCGCTGCTGCATGACATCTGCTACGCTGAGACGACAGATGAAGCGGAGGACGAGGATGACATCAGCTGCGAGGAGGACATGGTGATGAGTGACATTGAAAAACCAACATTGCTCACGCTCTCGGGGTCCAGCGACGACATCATTGACTTGACCTCCCTCCCGCCACCGCCAGAGAACAACGATGAGGAGGACAACGATGTGTTGCTGCACTCTCTGAACATGGCCATCGCGGCTCCTCCTCCCGGTTTTAGGGACAGCTCGGATGAGGATGAACAGCAGGGAGTTGGGAATCGAGTCAAGGGAGCCAGCAACGATATCCCAGTGTCTCTGATCGATTCAGTGCCCACCCAGCGAGCTGAGGGCCCCGGGGAGCCTCTGGATGATGCGGTGGTGTCCACCCTACAAGCACTGGAGGCCCTGGCAGCTTCTGAGGAGCAGAGTCCAGCACCATCAGAGAGTAGCACAG GTGTAGAAATATCCCGAGCTTTTAGTCCAGATTCTTCAGATTCTGGCAATGAGACAAACTCCTCAGAGATGACAGAGAGCTCTGAGCTGGCCGCAGCTCAGAGACATTCAGAGAACCGCCCCAGGCTGCATGCTGCCATGCCACAAGGATACCGTGCCATGAGTGAAGAAAAGGCAGAGGGGAGCGCACCAGGTGATGAGCAGGGGGAGGAAAAATCCAGTGCAATCGCGTCCTCGCAGATTTTTCACTCAGATGGTGGTGAGATGGAACCAGAGACTATGGAGATAAAATCAGTCAGTGAATACTTCACTAAGATGCACATGGGCTCATTAATGAGCAAACAAAGAAGAAAGCAGAGGGAGACGGAGAGCGGTCTCCAAGGAGATGCATGTGATCCCTCTGATCAATCACACCTGACATCTCCAGACTCAGCCAAAGAGGAGGCCCCTCATCTTGTTGGGAAGTATAACGCATTCACTGTGAGAGATTCCTATTACATGAACCAACTCGATCTGGGGCGAACTCACTGTAAAGACAGGCATCAAAAATGGCAGCAGAGAGCCCCGGGAAACAAAATGGCAGAGAACCTTGCACCAGAATGTGCCAATGACTCACACGCTTCCCACGCAGACAGGCTGACAGCGAAGGCAGAGAATCAGGACTCGGATGAAAGAAGCCAACAGTTAAACGCCCGTCTCCTCTCCCCATCCAAAGGGCCGCTCCCTGCAGAGTCGGGTGTGACTTCACAGGATAATAAGCAGAAGCAGATAAAGCTTCCACAGTCGGAGCAAGAAGTCACACGGCTATATGAATACCATGTTGGCAAGCGCATGTCATCAATACAAAGTGAAGGCGCTCATTCTCTCCAAAGCTCACAATGCTCCTCTATAGATGCTGGGTGTAGCACTGGTGGCAGCAGCTGTGTCACCCCTATGGACTCCCCCCTTTGTGCCACTGACAACATGCATGTACTATCAGAGTCTTCACTCAAGGGGCTGAGTTACGTTGCTGCTGAGGAGAAGGCTTATGGACCTGCAGTGCAGGGAAAGGCTGGCAGCCCCATGGACCCCACCCTGCTGAGGAAGATCCATGCAGCCACCAGTGCTGAGCCTGGGTTTGGAAGCACACGGGACGGCAGTCACAGAATGCCCAAGATCAAAGAAACCACTG CTTGCACACAGCTGAAGAAGACTGGGAAAGAGTCATCTCTCGCTCTCTGTAACGAGACCAGTACCACCTCCACAATCATGTCACCTTCATCTTTACGAAGCAGCACAGAGCCCAGTGAGGTAACACTGGCCAGCCCTGAGTCTGACCTACACTTATGTGACCCAACAACAAGCAGCCTCAGGAAGTCGTACAAGGTTCGAATGTTCAGAAGGAGTTGGAGCACCTTGCCAGGTTCCAGGAGCCTAGAAGTACTGATAGAAAAGACCAAAGCCACGCTCACTGGGAAGATTGGTGGTCAGAGTTTGCACTCTCAAGATCCCCCAAAAGAGCAGAGGTTGTTCTCTGCCAAAACCTTACCCAAGAGCTTGTCGCAGGGATCAGTCGCCTCTGATTCGACTGGAAGACGGCTGCAAACAGCAGCCTCactgctgcagctggagtcaACAGCTCCGAGGCCAGATGCAGGGACGTGGAGGTGCCGTGGACCCTTCAGCGATTGCTTCCTCAGGAAAGCGTCAAACACTCAAGGTGGCGTTGAAGACAGAGAAATATCTTTGCACGCATTGTTCTCTGACAGCTCTGGTTCTGTTGGTGGCAAGAAAAACGCAATTTTGAAAGCAGATAGTAAAACCGAGCAAAGCAACATGCCTGCGTGTGTGACGGACATGTCACTCAAGGATAGGCTAGCTCATATAAATTCAATGAAGGGGAAAACATATAGCCTTCAAACAGGGTTTGCACTTGCACGGAAAGATGCCTTAGAAATGATGAGCGTGTTGAATTGCAGTGTAAAACGCAAATCCAAAGGTCCCGAGGTCTGTGAGGTTGACATGGAAAAACTCTCCCAGCTGCTTTTGCTGCAGGCCAAAGCACTGAGCACCACCTGCAGTCAGATGGCCACGGAGCacagcccggaggagcttctgctcACTCTGACACACAGCTTCCACACACTGTGTTGCTTAATGCAAGCCTGCATGTCGCTGGTGGAGGGCACGCACGTTGAGAGTGAACGCCGCGCGGTGGTGACGAAGGTAGAGGAGGTCGTCGTGAACTACGTGTGTCTGCTGAAAGCTGCCGAGGCAGCTGCAGGAGGCTCCCCCGGTGACCAAAGTGTGAGGAATGCATTAAAACATTACTCTGCCACCATCTCTGTTATTGTAAACACACTAACTCACTCACTGAAAACACTGCTCAACGAAAAACTGTTATTTTCTTCTGACTGTTGA
- the frmpd4 gene encoding FERM and PDZ domain-containing protein 4 isoform X1, whose amino-acid sequence MDVFSFVKMPKLSGHRSKSSGWPPPSGTWSSSQGPPNGWDMGTIREGRDCYINHISQSNSLEEVRFDGDRFVPPAPRKVEMRRDPVLGFGFVAGSEKPVVVRSVTPGGPSEGKLIPGDEIIMINDEPVSSAPRERVIDLVRSCKESILLTVVQPYPSPKSAFISAAKKAKLKTNPVKVRFAEEVIINGQVPETIKDNSLLFMPNVLKVYLENGQTKSFKFDSNTSIKDVILTLQEKLSIKCIEHFSLMLEQRAEGSASKLMLLHEQEMLTQVTQRPGSHKMKCFFRITFVPKDPVDLLRRDAVAFEYLYVQSCNDVVLERFGSELKYDTALRLAALQMYILTINTKQTQKVSLKYIEKEWGLALFLPPAVLSSMKEKNIKKALTHILKTNQNLVPPGKKLTALQAKVHYLKYLSDLRLYGGRVFKSVLVQGEKHTEVTLLVGPKYGISHVINTKTNLVALLADFSHVNRIEMYAEEDNRVRVELHVLDVKPITLLMESVDAMNLACLTAGYYRLLVDSRRSIFNVAKNTDSGAAQMKQNYQAIECTYSVPHKGCQDRNNQRCSQDYLDPECEYLEHSRCEGQRVYLTEIHQPQYPLHMVERAECCRAPCSQTYLNILRPKPQDSSRNAKVSFIFGDPPLDSVNPQNLGYQRLMDEGPEIADNHSPMYRHLEEDYKMMDAMEEGYPYSTKIFGPTECIEEPLLHDICYAETTDEAEDEDDISCEEDMVMSDIEKPTLLTLSGSSDDIIDLTSLPPPPENNDEEDNDVLLHSLNMAIAAPPPGFRDSSDEDEQQGVGNRVKGASNDIPVSLIDSVPTQRAEGPGEPLDDAVVSTLQALEALAASEEQSPAPSESSTGVEISRAFSPDSSDSGNETNSSEMTESSELAAAQRHSENRPRLHAAMPQGYRAMSEEKAEGSAPGDEQGEEKSSAIASSQIFHSDGGEMEPETMEIKSVSEYFTKMHMGSLMSKQRRKQRETESGLQGDACDPSDQSHLTSPDSAKEEAPHLVGKYNAFTVRDSYYMNQLDLGRTHCKDRHQKWQQRAPGNKMAENLAPECANDSHASHADRLTAKAENQDSDERSQQLNARLLSPSKGPLPAESGVTSQDNKQKQIKLPQSEQEVTRLYEYHVGKRMSSIQSEGAHSLQSSQCSSIDAGCSTGGSSCVTPMDSPLCATDNMHVLSESSLKGLSYVAAEEKAYGPAVQGKAGSPMDPTLLRKIHAATSAEPGFGSTRDGSHRMPKIKETTACTQLKKTGKESSLALCNETSTTSTIMSPSSLRSSTEPSEVTLASPESDLHLCDPTTSSLRKSYKVRMFRRSWSTLPGSRSLEVLIEKTKATLTGKIGGQSLHSQDPPKEQRLFSAKTLPKSLSQGSVASDSTGRRLQTAASLLQLESTAPRPDAGTWRCRGPFSDCFLRKASNTQGGVEDREISLHALFSDSSGSVGGKKNAILKADSKTEQSNMPACVTDMSLKDRLAHINSMKGKTYSLQTGFALARKDALEMMSVLNCSVKRKSKGPEVCEVDMEKLSQLLLLQAKALSTTCSQMATEHSPEELLLTLTHSFHTLCCLMQACMSLVEGTHVESERRAVVTKVEEVVVNYVCLLKAAEAAAGGSPGDQSVRNALKHYSATISVIVNTLTHSLKTLLNEKLLFSSDC is encoded by the exons CCACATCTCCCAGAGCAACTCCCTGGAGGAAGTTCGTTTTGATGGAGACAGATTTGTGCCACCAGCTCCCCGGAAGGTGGAGATGAGGCGAGACCCTGTGCTCGGCTTTGGATTTGTGGCAGGCAGTGAGAAACCTGTGGTGGTCCGCTCTGTCACACCAG GGGGTCCATCAGAAGGCAAACTGATCCCAGGGGACGAGATCATCATGATTAATGATGAGCCAGTCAGTTCGGCACCTCGAGAAAGGGTCATCGACCTCGTCAG GAGCTGCAAGGAGTCCATATTGCTGACTGTCGTTCAACCATACCCA TCACCCAAATCTGCATTCATCAGCGCAGCCAAAAAGGCCAAGTTAAAGACAAATCCTGTTAAAGTCCGCTTTGCAGAAGAGGTCATCATCAACGGACAGGTCCCA GAGACAATAAAAGACAACTCTCTTCTTTTCATGCCAAATGTTCTGAAGGTGTACCTGGAGAATGGGCAGACTAAATCATTTAAATTTGACAGCAACACATCCATTAAG GACGTCATTTTGACCCTGCAAGAAAAGCTATCTATTAAGTGCATTGAGCACTTTTCGCTGATGCTGGAGCAGAGAGCCGAAGGGTCTGCCAGCAAACTCATGCTCCTGCATGAGCAGGAGATGCTAACTCAG GTGACACAAAGGCCAGGGTCACACAAGATGAAGTGCTTTTTCCGGATCACGTTTGTCCCTAAGGACCCCGTGGACCTCCTGAGGAGAGACGCTGTAGCCTTTGAGTACCTTTATGTTCAG AGCTGTAATGATGTGGTTCTGGAAAGATTTGGGTCAGAACTGAAATATGACACTGCGCTCCGTCTGGCTGCCCTGCAAATGTACATTCTGACCATCAATACCAAGCAAACTCAGAAAGTTTCCCTGAAGTATATCGA GAAGGAGTGGGGTCTGGCATTGTTTCTGCCTCCTGCAGTGCTGTCAAGCATGAAAGAGAAGAACATCAAAAAAGCACTTACCCACATCCTCAAAACCAACCAAAACCTGGTGCCACCTGGTAAAAAG CTCACTGCCTTGCAGGCTAAGGTGCATTATCTGAAGTATCTCAGTGATCTGAGGCTTTATGGAGGACGCGTGTTTAAATCCGTACTAGTG CAAGGTGAGAAACACACAGAGGTGACTTTGCTGGTGGGGCCTAAATACGGCATCAGTCATGTGATCAACACCAAAACGAATCTGGTGGCCCTCCTGGCCGACTTCAGCCACGTGAACCGCATTGAGATGTATGCAGAAGAAGATAACAGAGTTAGAGTGGAGCTGCACGTTTTGGACGTTAAG CCCATCACTCTCCTAATGGAGTCTGTTGATGCAATGAACCTGGCCTGTCTCACTGCTGGCTACTACAGATTACTGGTGGACTCCCGACGCTCCATCTTCAACGTGGCCAAAAACACAGACA GCGGTGCTGCTCAAATGAAGCAGAACTACCAGGCCATTGAGTGTACATACAGCGTGCCCCATAAAGGATGCCAGGACAGAAACAACCAGAGGTGCAGCCAGGATTATTTGGACCCAGAGTGTGAATACCTGGAGCACAGCAGGTGTGAAGGCCAACGTGTGTACTTAACAGAAATCCACCAGCCCCAGTATCCACTTCACATGGTGGAGAGAGCGGAGTGCTGCAGAGCTCCTTGCTCCCAGACTTATCTCAACATCCTGCGACCTAAACCCCAAGATTCCTCCAGGAATGCAAAAGTCTCCTTCATATTTGGGGACCCACCTTTGGACAGTGTGAACCCCCAAAATCTGGGCTACCAAAGACTAATGGATGAAGGCCCCGAGATTGCCGACAATCACAGCCCCATGTACAGGCACCTTGAGGAGGACTATAAAATGATGGACGCTATGGAGGAAGGGTATCCGTACTCCACTAAAATCTTCGGTCCTACGGAGTGCATCGAGGAGCCGCTGCTGCATGACATCTGCTACGCTGAGACGACAGATGAAGCGGAGGACGAGGATGACATCAGCTGCGAGGAGGACATGGTGATGAGTGACATTGAAAAACCAACATTGCTCACGCTCTCGGGGTCCAGCGACGACATCATTGACTTGACCTCCCTCCCGCCACCGCCAGAGAACAACGATGAGGAGGACAACGATGTGTTGCTGCACTCTCTGAACATGGCCATCGCGGCTCCTCCTCCCGGTTTTAGGGACAGCTCGGATGAGGATGAACAGCAGGGAGTTGGGAATCGAGTCAAGGGAGCCAGCAACGATATCCCAGTGTCTCTGATCGATTCAGTGCCCACCCAGCGAGCTGAGGGCCCCGGGGAGCCTCTGGATGATGCGGTGGTGTCCACCCTACAAGCACTGGAGGCCCTGGCAGCTTCTGAGGAGCAGAGTCCAGCACCATCAGAGAGTAGCACAG GTGTAGAAATATCCCGAGCTTTTAGTCCAGATTCTTCAGATTCTGGCAATGAGACAAACTCCTCAGAGATGACAGAGAGCTCTGAGCTGGCCGCAGCTCAGAGACATTCAGAGAACCGCCCCAGGCTGCATGCTGCCATGCCACAAGGATACCGTGCCATGAGTGAAGAAAAGGCAGAGGGGAGCGCACCAGGTGATGAGCAGGGGGAGGAAAAATCCAGTGCAATCGCGTCCTCGCAGATTTTTCACTCAGATGGTGGTGAGATGGAACCAGAGACTATGGAGATAAAATCAGTCAGTGAATACTTCACTAAGATGCACATGGGCTCATTAATGAGCAAACAAAGAAGAAAGCAGAGGGAGACGGAGAGCGGTCTCCAAGGAGATGCATGTGATCCCTCTGATCAATCACACCTGACATCTCCAGACTCAGCCAAAGAGGAGGCCCCTCATCTTGTTGGGAAGTATAACGCATTCACTGTGAGAGATTCCTATTACATGAACCAACTCGATCTGGGGCGAACTCACTGTAAAGACAGGCATCAAAAATGGCAGCAGAGAGCCCCGGGAAACAAAATGGCAGAGAACCTTGCACCAGAATGTGCCAATGACTCACACGCTTCCCACGCAGACAGGCTGACAGCGAAGGCAGAGAATCAGGACTCGGATGAAAGAAGCCAACAGTTAAACGCCCGTCTCCTCTCCCCATCCAAAGGGCCGCTCCCTGCAGAGTCGGGTGTGACTTCACAGGATAATAAGCAGAAGCAGATAAAGCTTCCACAGTCGGAGCAAGAAGTCACACGGCTATATGAATACCATGTTGGCAAGCGCATGTCATCAATACAAAGTGAAGGCGCTCATTCTCTCCAAAGCTCACAATGCTCCTCTATAGATGCTGGGTGTAGCACTGGTGGCAGCAGCTGTGTCACCCCTATGGACTCCCCCCTTTGTGCCACTGACAACATGCATGTACTATCAGAGTCTTCACTCAAGGGGCTGAGTTACGTTGCTGCTGAGGAGAAGGCTTATGGACCTGCAGTGCAGGGAAAGGCTGGCAGCCCCATGGACCCCACCCTGCTGAGGAAGATCCATGCAGCCACCAGTGCTGAGCCTGGGTTTGGAAGCACACGGGACGGCAGTCACAGAATGCCCAAGATCAAAGAAACCACTG CTTGCACACAGCTGAAGAAGACTGGGAAAGAGTCATCTCTCGCTCTCTGTAACGAGACCAGTACCACCTCCACAATCATGTCACCTTCATCTTTACGAAGCAGCACAGAGCCCAGTGAGGTAACACTGGCCAGCCCTGAGTCTGACCTACACTTATGTGACCCAACAACAAGCAGCCTCAGGAAGTCGTACAAGGTTCGAATGTTCAGAAGGAGTTGGAGCACCTTGCCAGGTTCCAGGAGCCTAGAAGTACTGATAGAAAAGACCAAAGCCACGCTCACTGGGAAGATTGGTGGTCAGAGTTTGCACTCTCAAGATCCCCCAAAAGAGCAGAGGTTGTTCTCTGCCAAAACCTTACCCAAGAGCTTGTCGCAGGGATCAGTCGCCTCTGATTCGACTGGAAGACGGCTGCAAACAGCAGCCTCactgctgcagctggagtcaACAGCTCCGAGGCCAGATGCAGGGACGTGGAGGTGCCGTGGACCCTTCAGCGATTGCTTCCTCAGGAAAGCGTCAAACACTCAAGGTGGCGTTGAAGACAGAGAAATATCTTTGCACGCATTGTTCTCTGACAGCTCTGGTTCTGTTGGTGGCAAGAAAAACGCAATTTTGAAAGCAGATAGTAAAACCGAGCAAAGCAACATGCCTGCGTGTGTGACGGACATGTCACTCAAGGATAGGCTAGCTCATATAAATTCAATGAAGGGGAAAACATATAGCCTTCAAACAGGGTTTGCACTTGCACGGAAAGATGCCTTAGAAATGATGAGCGTGTTGAATTGCAGTGTAAAACGCAAATCCAAAGGTCCCGAGGTCTGTGAGGTTGACATGGAAAAACTCTCCCAGCTGCTTTTGCTGCAGGCCAAAGCACTGAGCACCACCTGCAGTCAGATGGCCACGGAGCacagcccggaggagcttctgctcACTCTGACACACAGCTTCCACACACTGTGTTGCTTAATGCAAGCCTGCATGTCGCTGGTGGAGGGCACGCACGTTGAGAGTGAACGCCGCGCGGTGGTGACGAAGGTAGAGGAGGTCGTCGTGAACTACGTGTGTCTGCTGAAAGCTGCCGAGGCAGCTGCAGGAGGCTCCCCCGGTGACCAAAGTGTGAGGAATGCATTAAAACATTACTCTGCCACCATCTCTGTTATTGTAAACACACTAACTCACTCACTGAAAACACTGCTCAACGAAAAACTGTTATTTTCTTCTGACTGTTGA